From the genome of Chloroflexota bacterium:
GAACGCCCACCTGCGGCCGCCGTCTGCCGTTCACCGCCGGGAACCACGCCCGGGGCTTCGCCCGCTTCCACATGCCGAACCGACGCTGCAGCGAGAGCACAACGTCCTCATGCGCGAAGTCCCCGGCCACCACGGCCACGGCATTGTTCGGGGCGTACTGCGTCCTCCTGTACCCAAGCATCCGCCTTCGCGAAACGGTGCTCACCGCCTCCTTCGTTCCTCCCGGATCCCGGCCCAGCGGCTGGTCGGGCCATAAGAGCCTGTCTATCAGCATGTCCGCCAGCTGCTGCGGTGAGTCGTTGATCGAATTGATCTCCTCGATGATCACCTTCCGCTCGCTCTCGATGTCCTTCGCGCGGAAGAGCGGCGTCAGCAGCATATCGCTCAGCAGGTCAACCGTCGTCTCAAAGGCGGGCTTCGGCACCTTCGCCCAATACGTCGTCAGTTCCCGCCCCGTGTCCGCGTTCAGGTAGCCGCCCACCCGCTCGATCGTCTCAGATATCTGCTGCGGCTCCGGACGGCGCTCCGTCCCCTTGAAATGCATATGCTCGATGAAATGGGAGAGGCCCGCCTCTTCCCTCTTCTCATAGCGCGACCCTGTTCCGATGTAGATCGCCACCGTCGCCGAGCGCACCTGGGGCATCGGCACCGTGATCACACGCAACCCGTTCGCCAGCGACGACTTTTGATAGAGGCCGTGCAGTGGTGAAGCCGTCATGCCCTTAGTCCCTCAGCCACACGATATCGCCGTGCAGGTCCGGCCTGTGCGTCCGGCTCTCGAAGTCGCGGAACTGCTCCTTCTCCCGGGCAAGCGCCGTGCTCCGCCCGTGGCCCGGATAGACCGCCACATCGTCCGGCAGCGTGAAGATCCGCTCCTTTAGCGAGGCGACCAGTTGCTTGAATGCCTGGGGACTCCACGTCTTTCCCGGGCCGTCCGGAAAGAGCGTATCGCCCGCAAAGAGCTGATTGCGCCACAAGAGGCATGTCCCGCCCGTCGTGTGTCCGGGAACATGGATCGTCCGCAGCGTCACCCTGCCGAAGCTGACCGCTCCCTCATGCCGGAAGTGATGCTCCGGCGGGAGCGGCAGCAGCCCCGCCTCCGATTCGTGGACCCATACCGGCGCGCCCGTCGCCTGTTTGATCTCCGCATGCCCCGTGATGTGGTCCCCATGGCAATGCGTCATCAGAATCGCCTTCACCATCGTCCCCTTCGCCGTCGCCAGCGCCTTCTCCGGCTCCGCCGGCGTGTCAACGATGACGCTCTCCTTCGTCTCCGGGCAGACAAGCACATAGCAATTGTTATCGTACGGCCCGCAGGAGGCCTGCCGGACTTCGAGATTTTCAGTTTTGTAAAGGACCTTCACCGCAAGACTTCCCGAACTAAGCTCACATCCCACTCTGAGGCCCACCGCCTCTTAAGGACTTAAGTTGCACTGTGTACCTTCTCATCGCCTGAGAATAGCGAATCATCTGCATGGTGACAGCCTCAAGTCTCGGAACGTCTCGCGTTTTTCCTCCAAATTTTCTCGCAATCCAATCCCTGTTTCTTACAGGCCTACCTTCAAGCATCCGCCTAACACTGAATGAGTTTCGTCTTAACCATGCGGAAATTTCTTGCCATTCAACTCCCTCTTTCCGAGCAACATGAACGGTAAATCGTAGCGCTTCATCCGGAAGCGCAAACAGCACATAACCATTTAGCCCAGGAAGACCGTTGTTGTGGTGAGGGCTAACCGCTTATTACCATACACCAAACAGTGATTCTTTATTAGCGACCTCATTAGAACTGCTGCCTTGTCGTGAGTTGTTCGAAGCAAATAGCGACCATTGAACATCTGCTGTGGTGTAGCCAGGGCCGATTCCAAAAGAGCTTTACCGTGCTTATCGCCCAGATACTGAAAGGCTGGTAAGGGGTCAGGGTAATCCGGGTAGAACTGCGCGGCGAGTTGGTATATTACTTCCTCAACGTGCGCTAATGTAACGAATATGTAGCGACGTCTAGTAACGCTCCAACTCCTTTAGGGCATCTCTGTGTATTGCGATTGCCAGTTTCGCCGTTTCGCGCACAAGTTCCGTTTTTGCTCTCTCTACACTTTGCGGTGCCACTTTTTGCTTAACCAGCTTCGCTTTTCGCTTCGAGACTCCTTTGCGCCTTGGTATTGCCATTGAGTTAACTCCCGCGCTCAGTCTATCACGCTCGACTCTCCCGCTACCTTTCCCCTACAATGGTTTCCCCTGAAGCCCACGCCCATGCCTCCCCCGCCACCCGCCAAGAAGCGCGCCGTCATCTTCGATATGGACGGCGTCATCACGGATAGCGAACCCTTCTACGCTGAGGCCATCAACGTCGTCCTTGCCGGCCACGGCCACGTCCTCACCAGGGACGATCACCGCGCCATCATGGGCAGCAACATAGACTACA
Proteins encoded in this window:
- a CDS encoding MBL fold metallo-hydrolase, producing the protein MGLRVGCELSSGSLAVKVLYKTENLEVRQASCGPYDNNCYVLVCPETKESVIVDTPAEPEKALATAKGTMVKAILMTHCHGDHITGHAEIKQATGAPVWVHESEAGLLPLPPEHHFRHEGAVSFGRVTLRTIHVPGHTTGGTCLLWRNQLFAGDTLFPDGPGKTWSPQAFKQLVASLKERIFTLPDDVAVYPGHGRSTALAREKEQFRDFESRTHRPDLHGDIVWLRD
- a CDS encoding insulinase family protein is translated as MTASPLHGLYQKSSLANGLRVITVPMPQVRSATVAIYIGTGSRYEKREEAGLSHFIEHMHFKGTERRPEPQQISETIERVGGYLNADTGRELTTYWAKVPKPAFETTVDLLSDMLLTPLFRAKDIESERKVIIEEINSINDSPQQLADMLIDRLLWPDQPLGRDPGGTKEAVSTVSRRRMLGYRRTQYAPNNAVAVVAGDFAHEDVVLSLQRRFGMWKRAKPRAWFPAVNGRRRPQVGVRRQKTEQAHLCISYHGLSATHEDRYALDLLNNILGDGMSSRLFIDLRENRSLCYEVFSYVSHFMDDGAVTIYAGVDAKSIDEAVTGILKQVDGVIAGVTADEMHKAKEMTKGRLLLQTEDTRSMAAWHGVQETLRSEIKTMDEIVRRIDAVRADDVQRVAKGLFARERALLGVVGPYKGEARFARLLEG